TAagccaaaataataaatgtgtgaaAAGTGATAGATTTTCCTTCTAGAATGCTGAgccaaatttaataaaatattataattttaataatatacatattatataaatattataattttataatataatttttggtaaaatattagacatttttaattaggaaaaaatatttcaagactGGTCTGTTTTAGGGCTACCAGCTATAGATGGCTTATTTTCTTTAAGGGAAAAGCTAAATCATCATtgaggttgtttttgtttttaatttttcaaaattatttccctATATGTTCGCTGACGAGCTTACTTGCATATATTCTTTATAAGTATTTACCTTTAAATTGAAATCACACCAGCAATTCTCAAACTCTTTCTTATGCTGGAAACATGTTGGCTTATAGACGGATATAAATGAGGATGCAAAATCATGTGGCTTTCAACTTGTATTGCGAAGCTTTGTTGCAGTGGGCAGGAATCCAGGAATGGTGTTTGGTTGTTTTCTCAGAGTTAGATGGTTGCCATCTGGCATTGATAGTGAGATGGTGTTGTCATCAGTTTCTAGATGCAGGAAAGGAATGATCCTCATCTGTTTCCTGTGGATAAGCAAGAGGTTGATAATCTAGTAAAATCTCGTTACCTTAAAGAAAGCAGACGTGGAATTTGTTTACATAATGCTCgccagtttctccttttatgttaaTAATATAGCTTGCTAGTGAACTTCAGCTTTgaaggattttaaaatgtatttgatcGCATTCTAATTGCGTCTTATTAGAATACCTCAATAATATTCTTAACCAGACCTATTCTAATAGAATCGCTATCTCCACCAACCCTACTCCATGGTCCTTACTTGTCGGCATTTATGAAAAATCTTGCTCCTTTGGAGAGTGAAAAGCTTTTGCGATGTCTTCTAATCATGAATGATAGACTAGAATTGTTTTGAAAAGTCAGAGGTTTCACAGTCTATTTAAGAGGTCTCATTTTCCACTTGGATGTTAAGAAAGTGACAGAAGTAAGAGGTACACTTGCTGCAAACATGGTTAAAAAAAACCACCTAATAGAAGGTAGAGTTACTTTATGGATAGCTCGCTAAGGTTATATCTGGCTTTCAGGCTTGTTTGTCTTCTCTTTGTTACTCATAAATCTTTCAGCATTTACCATAATCATTTATCACTTttcctgtttccagtttttcacaaGTTGCTTTGTCTCCGCTCACCTCAAAGTGCAGGTCCTGTTTGGCTAAGGAAGTTCATGCTGCTGAAGCTTtagcaaaaggaagaaatggcGGGCCACCTCTTGAACTTTCCAAACAAAATACACTATTACATTCTGACCCTGTGaaactctcattttttttcttgatcctGGCTGATCCTAGCTACATGTAATATCTAGTCATACCCTTCTAACATCTAATAATCCATTTTCTGGCCTATGCTATTCGAATCTTACAGTTATTGAAGAAATCCTGGTTGTCTTTTATTACACAAGACATAATTATTATtgtgttttctgtcttctttcatgtgcttactttttaatattttttgctgAATGCAATAAGGTCTGTATCAATAAGAACCCCATAAAAGAGTTTGGCCTGCAGAATTGCCTTTTCctataaaaacaagcaaaatgcagagggaattttttattaaatattagacATCTGGGTTGACTGCAttaattttaaatcattcttGTAATATTTCCTCTTTTCATTTGGTCCTTCAGATGCTCACATAATATGCAAATCATTTTAGAATGAATacaaaagaaacattaaatatattaaaatctgcattttaataaaattgtcaATGCATAATATATACCTTGCTCCTAAGGAAGAATGATAAAAAGTAATAAAGGGGTAATTTAGACATTGAACTATTTAATATCGTTTTATATTTTACAAGCCAGCGAAAAGTCAACGTAGAAGAAAAGCTTTGGGCTCAGATTTGAAAGTGTTCCATCCAAATAGTCTCTCCTCCTTTTTTCTCCCCTCACCCTGTGTACTTGTTGAAAGAGTACAGTAAATCTGTTCTTGAACTCTTGACCCGGAAAGTGAAAAGTTCCCATCTTCTCATTGCAGATGGAGTGGATGTAGAGGATGACCCCACTTGCTCCTGGCCCGCTTCCTCACCTTCGAGCAAGGACCAGACTTCCCCCAGCCACGGAGAAGGTTGCGATTTTGGAGAGGAAGAAGGTGGCCCCGGACTCCCGTATCCGTGCCAGTTCTGTGACAAGTCATTCAGCCGTCTCAGCTACCTAAAGCACCATGAGCAGAGTCACAGCGACAAGCTGCCTTTCAAGTGCACCTACTGCAGCCGGCTGTTCAAACACAAGCGGAGCCGAGACCGCCACATCAAACTCCACACGGGGGACAAGAAGTACCACTGCAGCGAGTGCGACGCCGCCTTCTCCAGAAGTGATCACCTGAAGATCCACTTGAAGACTCACACGTCCAACAAGCCATATAAATGTGCCATTTGCCGCCGTGGGTTCCTGTCCTCTAGCTCCTTACACGGGCACATGCAGGTCCACGAGAGGAACAAGGACGGCTCCCAGTCGGGTTCCAGGCTGGAGGATTGGAAGATGAAGGACACTCAGAAGTGCAGTCAGTGCGAGGAAGGCTTTGACTTCCCGGAAGACCTCCAAAAGCACATTGCCGAGTGCCACCCCGAGTGCTCCCCGAACGAGGACCGGGCAGCCCTCCAGTGCGTCTACTGTCACGAGCTATTCGTGGAGGAGACCTCCCTGATGAACCACATGGAGCAGATGCATGGCGGGGAGAAGAAGAACTCCTGCAGCATCTGTTCCGAGAGCTTCCACAGCGTCGAGGAGCTGTACAGCCACATGGACAGTCACCAGCAACCGGAGTCGTGCAACCACAGCAACAGCCCTTCCCTGGTCACGGTGGGCTACACCTCCGTGTCCAGCACGACCCCGGACTCCAACCTCTCGGTGGACAGCTCGACCATGGTGGAAGCCGCCCCACCCATCCCAAAGAGTCGGGGGAGGAAGCGGGCCGCTCAGCAGACCCCGGACATGACTGTCCCCTCGAGTAAACAGGCGAAGGTCACCTACAGCTGTATTTACTGCAATAAGCAGTTGTTTTCCAGTCTGGCAGTTCTGCAGATTCACCTGAAAACTATGCATTTAGATAAGCCAGAGCAGGCCCACATCTGCCAGTACTGCTTGGAGGTACTGCCCTCCCTCTATAACCTCAATGAACATCTTAAGCAAGTGCATGAAGCTCAGGACCCAGGTCTGATCGTTTCTGCCTTGCCCGCCATAGTCTACCAGTGCAACTTCTGCTCTGAAGTTGTCAACGACCTCAACACCCTTCAGGAACACATCCGATGTTCTCACGGATTTGCGAACCCCGCGGCGAAGGACAGCAATGCTTTCTTCTGTCCCCACTGCTACATGGGGTTCCTCACTGACTCTTCGCTGGAAGAGCATATAAGACAGGTCCATTGTGACCTCAGTGGCTCCCGGTTTGGGTCCCCAGTGCTCGGGACTCCGAAAGAGCCAGTCGTAGAAGTCTATTCTTGTTCCTATTGTACAAATTCCCCCATATTCAACAGTGTTCTTAAACTGAACAAGCACATCAAAGAGAATCATAAAAACATTCCCTTGGCCCTGAATTATATCCACAACGGGAAGAAATCCAGGGCCTTGAGTCCCCTGTCACCTGTGGCCATAGAGCAGACATCTCTGAAGATGATGCAGGCGGTAGGAGGGGCGCCTGCAAGGCAGGCTGGAGAATATATCTGTAATCAGTGTGGTGCTAAGTACACGTCCCTGGACGGCTTTCAGACTCACCTGAAGACCCACCTGGACACCGTGCTCCCAAAACTGACCTGTCCTCAGTGCAACAAGGAGTTCCCCAACCAAGAGTCCCTGCTGAAGCACGTGACCATTCACTTCATGATCACCTCCACGTACTACATCTGCGAGAGCTGTGACAAGCAGTTCACGTCGGTGGACGACCTGCAGAAACACCTGCTGGACATGCACACCTTCGTCTTCTTCCGCTGCACCCTCTGCCAGGAGGTGTTCGACTCCAAGGTCTCCATCCAGCTCCACCTGGCCGTGAAGCACAGTAACGAGAAGAAAGTGTATCGCTGCACCTCCTGCAACTGGGACTTCCGCAACGAGACGGACCTGCAGCTGCACGTGAAGCACAACCACCTGGAGAACCAGGGCAAGGTGCACAAGTGCATCTTCTGCGGCGAGTCCTTCGGCACCGAGGTGGAGCTGCAGTGCCACATCACCACGCACAGCAAGAAGTACAACTGCCAGTTCTGCAGCAAGGCCTTCCACGCCATCATCCTGCTGGAGAAGCACCTGCGGGAGAAGCACTGCGTGTTCGACACCAAGACGCCCAACTGCGGCGCAAACGGGGCCTCGGAGCCGGGCCAGAAGGAGGAGGTGGAGTTGCAGACCCTGCTGACCAACAGCCAGGAGTCCCACAACAGCCACGACGGCAGCGAGGAGGACGTGGACACCTCGGAGCCCATGTACGGCTGTGACATCTGTGGCGCAGCCTACACCATGGAGACGCTCCTGCAGAACCATCAGCTCCGGGACCACAACATCCGGCCGGGGGAGAGCGCCATCGTCAAGAAGAAAGCGGAGCTCATCAAAGGGAACTACAAGTGCAACGTGTGCTCGCGGACCTTCTTCTCGGAGAACGGCCTCCGGGAGCACATGCAGACGCACCTGGGCCCCGTGAAACACTACATGTGCCCCATCTGTGGGGAGCGCTTCCCCTCGCTCTTGACCTTGACCGAACACAAGGTCACGCACAGTAAGAGCCTGGATACCGGAAACTGCCGCATTTGCAAGATGCCACTGCAGAGCGAGGAGGAGTTCCTGGAGCACTGCCAGATGCACCCCGACCTGCGGAACTCCCTCACGGGGTTCCGCTGCGTGGTTTGCATGCAGACGGTGACCTCCACCCTGGAGCTCAAAATCCACGGGACGTTCCACATGCAGAAGACAGGCAACGGGGCCACGGTCCAGGCCACTGGCCGCGGCCCGCATGTCCCCAAACTGTACAAGTGTGCGTCCTGTCTCAAAGAATTCCGTTCCAAGCAAGATCTGGTGAAACTGGACATCAACGGCCTGCCCTATGGTCTGTGTGCTGGCTGTGTGAACCTCAGTAAGAGCGCCAGTCCCGGGGTCAGCCTTGCTCCCGGCTCCAGTCGACCGGGCCTGGGCCAGACCGAGAACCTGGGGGCCGTGGAGGGCAAGGGCAAGGCCGGCGCCCCCAAGACGCGCTGCTCCAGCTGCAACGTGAAGTTTGAGTCCGAAAGTGAACTCCAGAATCACATTCAAACGGTCCACCGAGAGCTGGTGCCCGACAGCAACAGCACTCAGTTGAAAACGCCGCAAGTCTCGCCCATGCCCAGAATCAGCCCCTCGCAATCGGATGAGGTAACTCGCCTTTTTCTGATGCTTGCCCTTTAACCTCCCCAAACATCCCTCTCCACTGTAAGTTTACCCTTTCCCCAGCTTTATTCGTTGGCCTGTGCAGAGAGATGCTTTAGATCGAAAGGCAGTGGtgtttttctggtgttttttCCGCCTGGCCATTAAAAAGGATGGCTTGCTTCTTGGGAAGCAGCAGTTTGGGCTTGAGTGGTGCAAAGTAGGACTAATTCCAGACTCTAGGATACTGTCTTCTCTGTGACTGAAGAGACCGGCTCTCATGCCAACACCACCTGAGATCTGGAATCTCAGTGTAGTTTCACCGTGAGTTGAAATCCCCAGATCCGACTGGTGTGTATGGCTGAGAGATAATGACATAAAATCGAGATGTTATGAGCCGACATGCTGGCTTAgggtaaattaaaaagaatatgtatatttgtGGATAACAAATTGGGTAGGGATGGCTTTTTTATATGGCATTGTCAACCCTCACTGTTTGTCTTTGTCTTCTGGGTGGTGAGGAAGGTATTGTCTCACAACAGGAATTTTTAAGAGCCCCTCCATTTATTAAGGTCCGCATGCTCCACGTTGGTTTTAAAGGGTCTCTCCCCAAGTCTTCACTCTCTGGATTTGGAACATTTTCTTAGCTAAAGAGTCATTTTGTGTTCCTCCCCTCCACAGTTGAAAAACAAGTTCATTAACAGTGAAATAGTTTTGTAAGTCATCCTTCCTTGAAGCTGAGCCGAGGATGGcttgttttattataatttctttctgctttatcaCCTGGTTTCTAATAGCTCTCTCCCCGTTCCTACCTGTCTGTATCTGGAGATCCAACCAAAATGAAAACTCCAGGGAGACCCGTCTCCCTTCAGTCTGGGGTCACCGCCTTTTCCTTATCTTGTCTCTGCACTCACCCCCTCTCCGAGGCCCCCTGCAGCTCCCTGCAGATAGCCATCAGTCAGCTGGTAGGGGAGAGCTGAGAAGACGAACACAGAGCCCCTCTTCCCCAGATGTGGGCTTTGTGTGAACAGGCAGACTCCCCAACTTTGAAGTCGctttcccctctctcctctgcaAGTAAATCCTCACCTTTCTGTCCTCTAAAGAAGTGAAATCTTTTCAAACCAGAAGGACGTCGTTTTGATAATGGTTCATGACGCGCATGTTGGATCAAGtcatttctttggaagcaaataTTGCTAGTTGTCATCATATGAACTGAAATGTTTCCCAACTTTTTATATCCATCATGTTTAAACCTagagaaaagttaaagaaataacaCAAAGAACAGGTGTGTGTGTATTCGTGTATCCATGTCACAAATCTGCCAGACAGGAACATTTTGTCAGATTTTTCTCTATCTTTGCAACCTTTTTTTATTAATCTGAGCTACATGGAAGTAAACTGTAGATAACATATCTCCTGAGAATAAGGGCATTTTCTTACTTAACCATAGTATCGTTAGCCCAGAAATTATTGAAATCAGCTAAAGGTGAAAggtattcagtcatgtccgactcttgcaaccccatggactgacatcgaccaggctcctccgtccagggaaTCAGCTAAAGAGATGAAATAAATCTGTACTATCTTATATAAGTCCATATTCAGATTTccccaaatgttttatttttaaatgcttttgaacaagaattcttaaaaaaaaaagtatgttttcaaaaaattattcctctcttttgttttgttatgctttacatattatatagaagggttttt
The Ovis aries strain OAR_USU_Benz2616 breed Rambouillet chromosome 23, ARS-UI_Ramb_v3.0, whole genome shotgun sequence genome window above contains:
- the ZNF521 gene encoding zinc finger protein 521 isoform X3; the encoded protein is MQVHERNKDGSQSGSRLEDWKMKDTQKCSQCEEGFDFPEDLQKHIAECHPECSPNEDRAALQCVYCHELFVEETSLMNHMEQMHGGEKKNSCSICSESFHSVEELYSHMDSHQQPESCNHSNSPSLVTVGYTSVSSTTPDSNLSVDSSTMVEAAPPIPKSRGRKRAAQQTPDMTVPSSKQAKVTYSCIYCNKQLFSSLAVLQIHLKTMHLDKPEQAHICQYCLEVLPSLYNLNEHLKQVHEAQDPGLIVSALPAIVYQCNFCSEVVNDLNTLQEHIRCSHGFANPAAKDSNAFFCPHCYMGFLTDSSLEEHIRQVHCDLSGSRFGSPVLGTPKEPVVEVYSCSYCTNSPIFNSVLKLNKHIKENHKNIPLALNYIHNGKKSRALSPLSPVAIEQTSLKMMQAVGGAPARQAGEYICNQCGAKYTSLDGFQTHLKTHLDTVLPKLTCPQCNKEFPNQESLLKHVTIHFMITSTYYICESCDKQFTSVDDLQKHLLDMHTFVFFRCTLCQEVFDSKVSIQLHLAVKHSNEKKVYRCTSCNWDFRNETDLQLHVKHNHLENQGKVHKCIFCGESFGTEVELQCHITTHSKKYNCQFCSKAFHAIILLEKHLREKHCVFDTKTPNCGANGASEPGQKEEVELQTLLTNSQESHNSHDGSEEDVDTSEPMYGCDICGAAYTMETLLQNHQLRDHNIRPGESAIVKKKAELIKGNYKCNVCSRTFFSENGLREHMQTHLGPVKHYMCPICGERFPSLLTLTEHKVTHSKSLDTGNCRICKMPLQSEEEFLEHCQMHPDLRNSLTGFRCVVCMQTVTSTLELKIHGTFHMQKTGNGATVQATGRGPHVPKLYKCASCLKEFRSKQDLVKLDINGLPYGLCAGCVNLSKSASPGVSLAPGSSRPGLGQTENLGAVEGKGKAGAPKTRCSSCNVKFESESELQNHIQTVHRELVPDSNSTQLKTPQVSPMPRISPSQSDEKKTYQCIKCQMVFYNEWDIQVHVANHMIDEGLNHECKLCSQTFDSPAKLQCHLIEHSFEGMGGTFKCPVCFTVFVQANKLQQHIFSAHGQEDKIYDCTQCPQKFFFQTELQNHTMTQHSS
- the ZNF521 gene encoding zinc finger protein 521 isoform X2, producing the protein MSRRKQAKPRSLKDPNCKLEDKTEDGEAIDCKKRPEDGEELEDEAVHSCDSCLQVFGSLSDITEHKINQCQLTDGVDVEDDPTCSWPASSPSSKDQTSPSHGEGCDFGEEEGGPGLPYPCQFCDKSFSRLSYLKHHEQSHSDKLPFKCTYCSRLFKHKRSRDRHIKLHTGDKKYHCSECDAAFSRSDHLKIHLKTHTSNKPYKCAICRRGFLSSSSLHGHMQVHERNKDGSQSGSRLEDWKMKDTQKCSQCEEGFDFPEDLQKHIAECHPECSPNEDRAALQCVYCHELFVEETSLMNHMEQMHGGEKKNSCSICSESFHSVEELYSHMDSHQQPESCNHSNSPSLVTVGYTSVSSTTPDSNLSVDSSTMVEAAPPIPKSRGRKRAAQQTPDMTVPSSKQAKVTYSCIYCNKQLFSSLAVLQIHLKTMHLDKPEQAHICQYCLEVLPSLYNLNEHLKQVHEAQDPGLIVSALPAIVYQCNFCSEVVNDLNTLQEHIRCSHGFANPAAKDSNAFFCPHCYMGFLTDSSLEEHIRQVHCDLSGSRFGSPVLGTPKEPVVEVYSCSYCTNSPIFNSVLKLNKHIKENHKNIPLALNYIHNGKKSRALSPLSPVAIEQTSLKMMQAVGGAPARQAGEYICNQCGAKYTSLDGFQTHLKTHLDTVLPKLTCPQCNKEFPNQESLLKHVTIHFMITSTYYICESCDKQFTSVDDLQKHLLDMHTFVFFRCTLCQEVFDSKVSIQLHLAVKHSNEKKVYRCTSCNWDFRNETDLQLHVKHNHLENQGKVHKCIFCGESFGTEVELQCHITTHSKKYNCQFCSKAFHAIILLEKHLREKHCVFDTKTPNCGANGASEPGQKEEVELQTLLTNSQESHNSHDGSEEDVDTSEPMYGCDICGAAYTMETLLQNHQLRDHNIRPGESAIVKKKAELIKGNYKCNVCSRTFFSENGLREHMQTHLGPVKHYMCPICGERFPSLLTLTEHKVTHSKSLDTGNCRICKMPLQSEEEFLEHCQMHPDLRNSLTGFRCVVCMQTVTSTLELKIHGTFHMQKTGNGATVQATGRGPHVPKLYKCASCLKEFRSKQDLVKLDINGLPYGLCAGCVNLSKSASPGVSLAPGSSRPGLGQTENLGAVEGKGKAGAPKTRCSSCNVKFESESELQNHIQTVHRELVPDSNSTQLKTPQVSPMPRISPSQSDEKTYQCIKCQMVFYNEWDIQVHVANHMIDEGLNHECKLCSQTFDSPAKLQCHLIEHSFEGMGGTFKCPVCFTVFVQANKLQQHIFSAHGQEDKIYDCTQCPQKFFFQTELQNHTMTQHSS
- the ZNF521 gene encoding zinc finger protein 521 isoform X1; amino-acid sequence: MSRRKQAKPRSLKDPNCKLEDKTEDGEAIDCKKRPEDGEELEDEAVHSCDSCLQVFGSLSDITEHKINQCQLTDGVDVEDDPTCSWPASSPSSKDQTSPSHGEGCDFGEEEGGPGLPYPCQFCDKSFSRLSYLKHHEQSHSDKLPFKCTYCSRLFKHKRSRDRHIKLHTGDKKYHCSECDAAFSRSDHLKIHLKTHTSNKPYKCAICRRGFLSSSSLHGHMQVHERNKDGSQSGSRLEDWKMKDTQKCSQCEEGFDFPEDLQKHIAECHPECSPNEDRAALQCVYCHELFVEETSLMNHMEQMHGGEKKNSCSICSESFHSVEELYSHMDSHQQPESCNHSNSPSLVTVGYTSVSSTTPDSNLSVDSSTMVEAAPPIPKSRGRKRAAQQTPDMTVPSSKQAKVTYSCIYCNKQLFSSLAVLQIHLKTMHLDKPEQAHICQYCLEVLPSLYNLNEHLKQVHEAQDPGLIVSALPAIVYQCNFCSEVVNDLNTLQEHIRCSHGFANPAAKDSNAFFCPHCYMGFLTDSSLEEHIRQVHCDLSGSRFGSPVLGTPKEPVVEVYSCSYCTNSPIFNSVLKLNKHIKENHKNIPLALNYIHNGKKSRALSPLSPVAIEQTSLKMMQAVGGAPARQAGEYICNQCGAKYTSLDGFQTHLKTHLDTVLPKLTCPQCNKEFPNQESLLKHVTIHFMITSTYYICESCDKQFTSVDDLQKHLLDMHTFVFFRCTLCQEVFDSKVSIQLHLAVKHSNEKKVYRCTSCNWDFRNETDLQLHVKHNHLENQGKVHKCIFCGESFGTEVELQCHITTHSKKYNCQFCSKAFHAIILLEKHLREKHCVFDTKTPNCGANGASEPGQKEEVELQTLLTNSQESHNSHDGSEEDVDTSEPMYGCDICGAAYTMETLLQNHQLRDHNIRPGESAIVKKKAELIKGNYKCNVCSRTFFSENGLREHMQTHLGPVKHYMCPICGERFPSLLTLTEHKVTHSKSLDTGNCRICKMPLQSEEEFLEHCQMHPDLRNSLTGFRCVVCMQTVTSTLELKIHGTFHMQKTGNGATVQATGRGPHVPKLYKCASCLKEFRSKQDLVKLDINGLPYGLCAGCVNLSKSASPGVSLAPGSSRPGLGQTENLGAVEGKGKAGAPKTRCSSCNVKFESESELQNHIQTVHRELVPDSNSTQLKTPQVSPMPRISPSQSDEKKTYQCIKCQMVFYNEWDIQVHVANHMIDEGLNHECKLCSQTFDSPAKLQCHLIEHSFEGMGGTFKCPVCFTVFVQANKLQQHIFSAHGQEDKIYDCTQCPQKFFFQTELQNHTMTQHSS